A window of Argopecten irradians isolate NY chromosome 14, Ai_NY, whole genome shotgun sequence contains these coding sequences:
- the LOC138307434 gene encoding rhomboid-related protein 4-like: MFPGRRRGGGRGNLGVLLLGAQIMRMGIHTIPPVTLTTVALQVAIFLQLGDLSRWFGTPRSVCMSAYKVWFKGDWKLLILAQLTHGDDIHLYYNMASMLWKGRKLENRFRSVYFAFLLVVFTILCGITYIGLNMALAFLTDDQSYELTCAVGFSGVLFALKVLVSHYSPRGTQYIMGFIPVPTRHVFWAELVLIQVITPHASFTGHLAGILVGLLYIKGPLKMLMDAFMVTVPTYTYTAQTSGYNTRHNYGSGPGQRSGYRDPNYHPPGARRGYGWNVDGDAPGAETPGGGAYNHYTGGLSEEEQIRQATEESLRQNRGSNQERLYPDLDDLRQRRQNRYQ; this comes from the exons ATGTTTCCCGGAAGACGACGAGGAGGAGGTCGGGGTAATCTGGGAGTTCTGCTTCTGGGAGCCCAGATAATGCGGATGGGGATCCACACCATTCCCCCTGTTACCTTGACAACCGTGGCTTTACAAGTCGCCATATTCCTACAATTAGGAGACCTTTCTCGTTGGTTTGGTACTCCGAGGAGTGTCTGTATGAGTGCTTACAAGGTGTGGTTCAAAGGCGACTGGAAACTATTGATACTAGCTCAACTGACACATGGAGACGATATACATCTTTACTATAATATGGCTTCAATGTTGTGGAAGGGGAGAAAACTGGAAAACAGATTTAGAAGCGTATATTTTGCTTTTCTTTTAGTTGTATTTACAATTCTGTGCGGCATCACATATATCGGCCTAAATATGGCCCTAGCCTTTTTAACAGATGATCAATCCTATGAGTTAACATGTGCTGTCGGATTTTCAG GTGTGCTCTTTGCTCTGAAGGTGCTCGTTAGCCACTATAGTCCCCGTGGGACCCAGTATATCATGGGCTTCATTCCTGTCCCGACTCGTCACGTCTTCTGGGCAGAGCTGGTCCTCATACAAGTTATAACACCTCACGCTTCATTCACAG GTCACTTGGCAGGCATCCTGGTCGGGCTTCTCTACATTAAGGGACCACTGAAGATGCTTATGGATGCTTTTATGGTAA CAGTGCCTACCTATACTTATACGGCCCAGACAAGTGGATATAACACCAGGCATAATTACGGATCGGGACCTG GTCAAAGGTCTGGCTACAGGGATCCAAACTATCATCCCCCAGGGGCACGCAGAGGATATGGCTGGAATGTAGATGGGGATGCCCCTGGGGCAGAGACCCCAGGGGGTGGGGCCTATAATCACTACACAGGTGGGCTCAGTGAGGAAGAACAGATAAGACAAGCAACAGAGGAGAGTTTACGTCAGAACAGAG